One segment of Niveibacterium microcysteis DNA contains the following:
- a CDS encoding TerC family protein — protein MEWLTDPNAWVALATLTALEIVLGVDNIIFISILVGRLPESQRNVARRLGLLLAMGTRIALLASLAWIMQLKDPLFVAPWFDRGVSGRDLILIGGGLFLLWKSVHEIHNSLEGEEEDQHAGAARAAFASVLIQIAIIDIVFSLDSVITAVGLVSNLSIMVSAIVVSVGVMMFAAKPIGEFVDRHPTVKMLALAFLVLVGVTLIAEGFGTHVPKGYIYFAMAFSVCVEMINIRLRKRISAPVHLRKDLPD, from the coding sequence ATGGAATGGCTTACCGACCCCAACGCCTGGGTTGCCCTGGCCACGCTGACCGCACTGGAGATCGTGCTCGGCGTGGACAACATCATCTTCATCTCGATTCTCGTCGGCCGCCTGCCGGAAAGCCAGCGCAACGTGGCGCGGCGCCTTGGGCTGCTGCTCGCGATGGGCACGCGAATCGCCCTGCTGGCCTCGCTTGCCTGGATCATGCAGCTGAAGGACCCGCTCTTTGTTGCGCCGTGGTTTGATCGTGGCGTCTCGGGGCGCGACCTGATCCTGATCGGCGGCGGCCTGTTCCTGCTCTGGAAGAGCGTGCACGAGATCCACAACTCGCTGGAGGGTGAAGAAGAGGATCAGCACGCGGGTGCCGCACGTGCGGCCTTCGCATCGGTGCTGATCCAGATCGCGATCATCGACATCGTGTTCTCGCTCGATTCGGTGATCACTGCGGTCGGGCTCGTGAGCAACCTGTCGATCATGGTCAGCGCGATCGTGGTATCGGTTGGCGTGATGATGTTTGCCGCGAAACCGATCGGCGAGTTTGTCGACCGTCACCCGACGGTGAAGATGCTCGCGCTCGCATTCCTGGTGCTGGTGGGCGTCACGCTGATCGCCGAGGGCTTCGGCACCCATGTGCCGAAGGGCTACATCTATTTCGCGATGGCGTTCTCGGTGTGTGTCGAGATGATCAACATCCGCCTGCGCAAGCGGATCAGCGCACCGGTGCATCTGCGCAAGGATCTGCCGGACTGA
- a CDS encoding carbohydrate-binding protein encodes MKRILIALAALIACTAAMAADEIKLLRSQSTVSAYYQVGLQSVRFEVLVKNIAYAKQVYVHLKKPDGSWIDVPLAYSRPADSGREVWAGNFTDSNDAGPTYASWDLEFALRYTVNGVEYWDNNGGQNYRQAKDSGSLIPSAPVLARFVDTGNPVTVYGNRYYGSVSVRNIGANRQVEIRYTTDGWQTTQTAWAVWNGDFWRSYYSSATNPNQYGVEEWAYGLSLPAGATRIEYAVGYTVNGQTYWDNNYGRNYVFRVQQQ; translated from the coding sequence ATGAAACGAATTCTCATCGCGCTTGCTGCGCTCATCGCTTGCACAGCGGCCATGGCGGCCGACGAAATCAAGCTGCTGCGCTCCCAGAGCACGGTATCGGCCTACTACCAGGTGGGGCTGCAATCAGTCCGCTTTGAAGTGCTCGTCAAGAACATCGCCTACGCCAAGCAGGTGTACGTGCACTTGAAGAAACCGGACGGCAGCTGGATCGACGTGCCGCTCGCCTACAGCCGCCCGGCCGACAGCGGCCGCGAAGTGTGGGCCGGCAATTTCACGGACAGCAATGACGCCGGCCCGACCTACGCCAGCTGGGATCTGGAATTCGCGCTGCGCTACACGGTGAACGGCGTTGAGTACTGGGACAACAACGGTGGGCAGAACTATCGCCAGGCGAAGGATTCGGGCAGCCTGATCCCGTCGGCGCCGGTGCTGGCGCGCTTTGTCGATACCGGCAACCCGGTTACGGTGTATGGCAACCGCTACTACGGCAGCGTCAGCGTGCGGAACATCGGCGCCAATCGTCAGGTGGAGATCCGCTACACCACCGACGGCTGGCAAACCACCCAGACGGCCTGGGCGGTCTGGAACGGTGACTTCTGGCGTAGTTACTACAGCAGCGCCACGAACCCGAACCAATATGGCGTCGAGGAGTGGGCCTACGGCCTGAGCCTGCCGGCCGGCGCCACGCGCATCGAGTACGCAGTGGGCTACACCGTCAACGGCCAGACCTACTGGGACAACAACTACGGCCGCAACTACGTGTTTCGCGTACAGCAACAGTGA
- a CDS encoding carbohydrate-binding protein: MRKLFIALAGLLIAAQAFAADEIKLLRSQSTVSSKYGISSQSIRFEAILKNLAYAKQVYVHLKRPDGSWTDVALSYQRAADAGREVWAGSYTDPNDTNTGPSFKTFDLEFALRYVVNGTEYWDNNGGQNYKQGRDTGSMLFGTNVLARIYDLNNPAWIYGGRYYGSATLKNLSPNKQVKVVYSTDGWQTTKTAWATFSNTFWFGGYSSAPNPNQYGSEEWNYELDVGTTATKVEFAVGYIVNGTTYWDNNFGRNYLQPLKQN, from the coding sequence ATGAGGAAACTGTTCATTGCCCTGGCAGGGCTTTTGATCGCCGCGCAGGCTTTCGCGGCAGACGAGATCAAGCTGCTGCGTTCGCAGAGCACGGTCTCGTCCAAGTACGGAATCAGCAGTCAGAGCATCCGGTTTGAAGCGATCCTGAAGAACCTTGCCTACGCCAAGCAGGTGTACGTGCACCTCAAGCGGCCCGACGGCAGCTGGACGGATGTCGCCCTTTCCTACCAGCGTGCCGCCGATGCGGGCCGTGAGGTCTGGGCTGGCAGCTACACCGACCCCAACGACACCAACACCGGCCCGAGCTTCAAGACCTTCGATCTGGAATTTGCGCTGCGCTATGTGGTGAACGGCACCGAGTACTGGGACAACAACGGTGGCCAGAACTACAAGCAGGGCCGCGACACCGGCAGCATGCTGTTTGGCACGAACGTGCTGGCCCGCATCTATGACCTGAACAACCCGGCCTGGATTTATGGTGGCCGCTATTACGGCAGCGCGACCCTGAAGAACCTCTCGCCGAACAAGCAGGTCAAGGTGGTCTATTCGACCGATGGCTGGCAGACCACCAAGACGGCTTGGGCCACGTTCAGCAACACCTTCTGGTTCGGTGGTTACAGCAGCGCGCCCAATCCCAACCAGTACGGCTCGGAAGAATGGAACTACGAGCTGGACGTTGGCACCACCGCGACCAAGGTCGAGTTTGCCGTCGGCTACATCGTCAATGGCACGACCTACTGGGACAACAACTTCGGCCGCAACTACCTGCAGCCGCTCAAGCAGAACTGA
- a CDS encoding sensor histidine kinase has translation MKIRGQLLVTLALVALVPLYVAGWIALRANEYARAEQEDHALLVRAGEVAAAVDTFAAATLDGLRADSHLPALRRYLAADDERRALLISELVETLRNTVIKDPIHVGSAALLDRDGRVMVDTELGRVGASEADNLWFRQTVDSGMPSLAGPFFDADGATLWASVPIHDGGGRVVGVLRQRISAARLQEFVRRDQARDAGGGFSVLFDSAGVAIAHGEDGRLQGRVVYGADRASVARLKAERRVASDLSVLARQPAALVDGVSWADINGDGADERVAVVALNTAPWRLALAEPTSVYFAPYARVTTAVMALGLMVTMLIVGAAWLVSTRIAKPIVQLTDAAERIGTGEQAILPTGASGEIGQLARAFAHGDLRLRESRAALESLNATLEARVQSRTAELSQALERLQLAQDELIRSEKFIALGGLVAGIAHELNTPIGNSVTVASTLMAQSRQLQRDVAENQLRRSSLVDYANNVSDAAGLLVRNLERAHELVASFKQVSVDRVSEKRREFDLATTVREVVATMAPVMRHQGVEIELILEDDVVLDSYPGPLGQIITNFINNALIHAFEDREHGHLRITAARSGSRDCALSCRDDGVGIPQEQLKRIFDPFFTTKLGRGGSGLGLSIVYNLVSGVLGGRIDVESTPGEGTCFVVTIPLVAPDATPNA, from the coding sequence GTGAAGATCCGCGGCCAGCTTCTCGTCACGCTCGCGTTGGTCGCGCTCGTGCCGCTCTACGTGGCCGGCTGGATCGCGCTGCGCGCCAACGAGTACGCGCGGGCGGAGCAGGAGGACCATGCGCTGCTGGTGCGGGCCGGCGAAGTTGCGGCGGCGGTCGACACCTTTGCTGCGGCCACCCTGGACGGCCTGCGCGCGGACAGCCACCTGCCCGCGCTGCGGCGCTACCTCGCCGCCGACGATGAGCGCCGTGCCTTGTTGATCTCGGAGCTGGTGGAAACGCTGCGCAACACCGTGATCAAGGATCCGATCCATGTCGGTTCCGCCGCGCTGCTCGATCGAGACGGCCGAGTGATGGTCGACACCGAGCTTGGGCGGGTTGGCGCCAGCGAGGCCGACAACCTCTGGTTCCGTCAGACGGTCGATTCCGGCATGCCCAGTCTCGCCGGCCCGTTCTTCGACGCCGACGGTGCGACGCTGTGGGCATCGGTGCCGATTCACGATGGCGGTGGTCGCGTGGTCGGCGTGCTGCGCCAGCGGATCTCGGCGGCACGGCTGCAGGAGTTTGTGCGACGTGACCAGGCGCGCGATGCGGGCGGCGGCTTCAGCGTGTTGTTCGACAGTGCCGGCGTCGCCATCGCCCACGGCGAGGATGGTCGCCTGCAGGGGCGCGTGGTGTATGGGGCCGACCGCGCCAGTGTGGCTCGCCTCAAGGCGGAGCGCAGGGTTGCGAGCGATCTGTCGGTGTTGGCGCGCCAGCCCGCGGCGCTGGTTGATGGGGTGAGCTGGGCCGATATCAACGGCGATGGCGCTGACGAACGCGTCGCCGTGGTGGCGCTGAATACCGCGCCTTGGCGCCTTGCGTTGGCCGAACCGACCTCGGTCTACTTCGCACCCTATGCCCGGGTCACGACGGCCGTGATGGCGCTCGGCCTCATGGTGACCATGCTGATCGTCGGGGCTGCTTGGCTGGTGTCGACCCGCATCGCGAAGCCGATCGTGCAGCTGACCGATGCGGCGGAACGCATCGGCACCGGCGAACAGGCAATTCTGCCAACCGGCGCCAGCGGTGAAATCGGCCAACTCGCGCGCGCCTTTGCGCATGGCGATCTGCGCCTGCGCGAATCGCGTGCCGCGCTGGAATCGCTCAATGCCACGCTCGAAGCGCGTGTGCAGTCGCGCACGGCGGAACTGAGCCAGGCGCTGGAGCGACTGCAGCTTGCGCAGGATGAGCTGATCCGGTCCGAGAAGTTCATTGCGCTGGGTGGTCTTGTGGCGGGCATTGCGCATGAGCTCAACACGCCGATCGGCAACAGCGTGACGGTGGCGAGTACCTTGATGGCGCAGTCGCGCCAGCTGCAACGCGATGTGGCGGAGAACCAGTTACGCCGCTCCTCGCTCGTTGATTACGCCAACAACGTCAGCGATGCGGCGGGTCTGCTGGTGCGCAACCTTGAGCGGGCGCACGAGCTGGTGGCGAGTTTCAAGCAGGTGTCGGTCGATCGCGTAAGTGAGAAACGCCGCGAGTTCGATCTGGCGACCACGGTGCGCGAAGTGGTCGCCACGATGGCGCCGGTGATGCGGCACCAGGGTGTCGAGATCGAACTGATTCTGGAAGATGACGTGGTGCTGGACAGCTACCCGGGTCCGCTCGGCCAGATCATCACCAACTTCATCAACAACGCGCTGATCCATGCGTTCGAAGATCGCGAGCATGGCCATCTGCGGATCACTGCCGCGCGCAGCGGGTCGCGCGACTGCGCGCTGTCGTGCCGCGACGACGGTGTCGGGATTCCGCAAGAGCAACTCAAGCGGATTTTCGACCCCTTCTTCACCACCAAGCTCGGTCGCGGCGGTAGTGGTCTGGGGCTCAGTATCGTCTACAACCTGGTCAGCGGCGTGCTGGGCGGGCGGATCGATGTCGAGAGCACGCCGGGCGAGGGGACCTGCTTCGTCGTGACCATCCCGCTCGTCGCTCCCGACGCGACGCCAAACGCTTAG
- a CDS encoding ABC transporter substrate-binding protein yields MPAGETVSPIRRSALRAALCYATVALAGCDRQAPVRAAPPLRIAIDLWAGYYPLLLARELGYLKAAGIEVEISLPENTRRLLSDFSAGSYDGVCVSLGDVITLTRTSPDIRMVLASDESAGGDVLLAREPFADAAALRGKRIGTSLGGFGELLVLRYLARFGLSFDDVKLVNADASSVPELLKRGEVDVGHSWEPYVSMARNSGCKAVFSSADTPGLIVDGLIFRLGVIESRPDAVRAVVAAWFRALAWWDSHPAEGDQRLLVLLKGRTNDVSRDGIKLLGVAENRAKFRQGDTDSSIVHVADQYIQHFISRGYLIRRPEPASLIDLRMLP; encoded by the coding sequence ATGCCAGCAGGAGAAACCGTTTCGCCGATACGCCGCAGCGCCTTGCGCGCTGCGCTCTGCTATGCGACGGTCGCGCTGGCTGGCTGTGATCGACAGGCGCCGGTGCGCGCAGCGCCACCGCTGCGGATCGCGATCGACCTGTGGGCCGGCTACTACCCGCTGCTGCTCGCACGCGAGCTGGGCTACCTGAAGGCGGCAGGGATCGAGGTTGAGATCTCGCTGCCGGAAAATACCCGCCGGCTCCTGAGTGACTTCTCGGCGGGTAGCTACGACGGCGTGTGCGTATCGCTGGGCGACGTCATCACGCTGACGCGAACATCGCCCGACATCCGCATGGTGCTTGCGTCGGACGAATCGGCCGGTGGTGACGTCCTGCTCGCACGCGAGCCCTTCGCCGATGCTGCGGCACTGCGCGGCAAACGCATCGGCACCTCGCTCGGCGGCTTCGGTGAGCTGCTGGTGTTGCGCTATCTCGCGCGCTTCGGCCTGTCGTTCGATGATGTGAAGCTGGTCAATGCGGATGCGTCGTCGGTGCCCGAGCTACTTAAACGGGGCGAAGTCGACGTCGGTCATAGTTGGGAGCCCTATGTCTCGATGGCGCGGAACAGCGGCTGCAAGGCCGTTTTTTCAAGCGCGGATACACCGGGGCTGATCGTGGACGGGCTGATCTTCCGCCTCGGGGTCATCGAATCAAGGCCGGACGCCGTGCGTGCAGTCGTGGCCGCTTGGTTTCGCGCGCTTGCCTGGTGGGACAGCCATCCGGCCGAGGGTGACCAGCGCCTGCTGGTGCTGCTCAAGGGGCGCACCAACGACGTCAGCCGCGATGGCATCAAGCTGTTGGGGGTGGCGGAGAACCGCGCGAAGTTCCGCCAGGGCGACACCGACAGTTCGATCGTTCATGTGGCCGATCAGTACATCCAGCACTTCATTTCGCGCGGTTACCTGATCCGGAGGCCGGAGCCGGCCTCTTTGATTGATTTGCGCATGCTGCCGTGA
- a CDS encoding ATP-binding protein has product MNIRTRLLLVLVVAALVPLYLAGWFALRANSAARAEREDAALASRANEMAADVESFVRGSLEALRADAGQPIFERYLTAAPDARAPMQAELRGALRSVAVKDPIHVMSAALLDAAGQVLGDTALAPAEREPGQSSPCAPLALSSGLGTLTGPSVDGPSRRPFIYFCQPVRNARGHIIGLLRLRVSAARLQAIVWRGALNDLSLRRVLVLGREGVLVAHSSRPEWVLRARVGGDAASDARLRREGLLAPDGEIQRLPGALPPASQTAQLAWVDTGADQLRVAVVDVRDSAWRVVVLIPRAVWLAGSQAEGRTILWLGGALTVLLLLAAWFAAGRIAEPIVRLTALADQVGLEGPTPRLPVEAGGEVGRLARAIQAMTERLEETLARLAAQVEEQRATASRLQISESRFAALFNLSPLPLLLSDRGSGEIVDLNAAFVAQFGEDSKALPGRTLLNLRDDPRYPDLEQLACRLGEGGDVDALETLDTASGAVWLRIFARAFEAGERSLAIWTCVDVSEAEQTRRALEELNASLESRVERRTTELRETLARLQQAQDELVRSEKLAALGGLVAGVAHELNTPIGNSVTVASTIGEMTQKLTAEMRAGQLRRSQLDEYLQAMVDATRLIERNLARARTLVTSFKQVSVDRVSEARRKFDLADVVAEVAETLAPGLRGQPGRLELDLRNVAMDSYPGAIGQIVTNLVNNAMLHAFEGRDDGHVVISSAQLPDGSAELCCRDDGCGMDAETLRKIFDPFFTTKFGRGGSGLGMHIVYNLVTRVLGGRIQVDSQPGLGASFRIVMPQVAPDAGE; this is encoded by the coding sequence ATGAACATTCGCACCCGCTTGCTGCTGGTGCTGGTGGTGGCGGCGCTGGTGCCGCTCTATCTGGCAGGCTGGTTCGCACTGCGGGCTAATTCGGCGGCACGGGCGGAGCGCGAAGACGCCGCGCTCGCCTCGCGCGCGAACGAAATGGCGGCGGATGTCGAAAGCTTCGTCCGCGGCTCGCTTGAGGCCTTGCGCGCGGATGCCGGGCAGCCGATCTTCGAGCGCTACCTGACCGCCGCACCGGACGCGCGCGCGCCGATGCAGGCCGAGCTGCGCGGCGCGCTGCGCAGCGTCGCAGTGAAAGATCCGATCCATGTGATGTCCGCTGCGCTGCTCGATGCCGCGGGGCAGGTATTGGGCGATACCGCGCTCGCACCCGCCGAACGTGAGCCTGGGCAAAGCAGCCCGTGTGCGCCGCTTGCACTGAGCAGCGGCCTTGGCACGCTGACCGGCCCAAGTGTGGATGGACCGTCGCGCAGACCGTTCATCTATTTTTGCCAGCCGGTACGCAATGCGCGTGGCCACATCATCGGGCTGTTGCGCCTGCGCGTTTCGGCGGCGCGCCTGCAGGCCATCGTGTGGCGCGGCGCGCTGAATGATTTGTCGCTGCGTCGCGTGCTGGTGCTGGGCCGTGAGGGCGTGCTGGTGGCACATAGCTCGCGGCCGGAATGGGTTTTGCGTGCGCGCGTCGGTGGCGATGCAGCATCGGATGCGCGACTGCGGCGCGAGGGGCTGCTGGCGCCCGATGGTGAGATACAGCGCTTGCCCGGCGCTTTACCGCCCGCCAGCCAGACTGCGCAGCTCGCGTGGGTTGATACGGGCGCGGATCAACTGCGTGTGGCGGTCGTCGATGTGCGCGACAGCGCCTGGCGAGTGGTCGTGCTGATACCACGGGCCGTTTGGCTTGCAGGCTCCCAGGCGGAAGGCCGCACGATACTCTGGCTGGGCGGTGCGCTGACGGTGTTGCTGTTGCTCGCCGCCTGGTTCGCTGCCGGGCGGATTGCTGAGCCGATCGTGCGCCTCACCGCGCTCGCGGACCAGGTCGGGCTGGAGGGGCCGACGCCGCGTCTGCCGGTGGAGGCGGGCGGCGAGGTCGGGCGACTCGCACGCGCAATCCAGGCGATGACCGAACGCCTCGAAGAGACGCTCGCGCGGCTCGCGGCTCAGGTCGAGGAGCAGCGCGCCACCGCGTCGCGGCTGCAGATCAGTGAATCGCGGTTTGCCGCGTTGTTCAACCTTTCGCCGCTGCCTTTGCTGTTGTCCGATCGCGGCAGCGGCGAAATTGTCGATCTCAATGCAGCCTTCGTGGCGCAGTTCGGCGAAGACAGCAAAGCCTTGCCCGGTCGAACCTTGCTTAACCTGCGCGACGACCCGCGCTACCCCGATCTCGAGCAACTCGCCTGCCGCTTGGGCGAGGGCGGCGATGTCGATGCGCTTGAGACGCTCGACACCGCGAGCGGAGCGGTCTGGCTGCGGATCTTCGCGCGCGCGTTCGAGGCCGGTGAGCGGTCGCTTGCGATCTGGACCTGCGTCGATGTGAGCGAGGCCGAGCAGACCCGACGCGCGCTGGAAGAACTGAACGCCTCGCTCGAAAGCCGCGTGGAGCGGCGCACCACCGAGTTGCGCGAAACCCTTGCGCGCTTGCAACAGGCGCAGGACGAACTGGTCCGTTCGGAAAAACTGGCGGCGTTGGGCGGGCTGGTGGCCGGCGTAGCGCACGAACTCAACACGCCGATCGGTAACAGCGTGACGGTGGCCAGCACGATCGGTGAAATGACGCAGAAGCTCACCGCCGAGATGCGTGCCGGGCAACTGCGGCGCTCACAGCTGGACGAGTACCTTCAAGCGATGGTCGACGCCACCCGTCTGATCGAACGCAACCTCGCGCGCGCGCGGACCCTCGTCACCAGCTTCAAGCAGGTGTCGGTCGACCGCGTCAGCGAGGCGCGGCGCAAGTTCGACCTTGCGGACGTTGTCGCCGAAGTGGCGGAAACGCTCGCTCCGGGCCTGCGCGGCCAACCCGGCCGGCTTGAACTCGATTTGCGCAATGTCGCGATGGACAGCTATCCCGGCGCCATCGGGCAAATTGTCACCAACCTGGTGAACAACGCGATGCTGCACGCCTTTGAGGGGCGCGACGACGGCCATGTCGTGATCAGTTCGGCGCAGTTGCCCGATGGCTCGGCGGAGTTGTGCTGCCGCGACGACGGTTGCGGCATGGATGCCGAGACGCTGCGCAAGATCTTCGACCCCTTCTTCACCACCAAATTCGGGCGCGGCGGCAGTGGTCTCGGCATGCACATCGTCTATAACCTCGTGACCCGCGTGCTCGGCGGCCGCATCCAGGTCGATAGCCAGCCGGGGCTGGGCGCCAGCTTCCGCATCGTGATGCCGCAGGTCGCGCCCGATGCAGGCGAATGA
- a CDS encoding ABC transporter substrate-binding protein, translating to MYALAPASLPSLTRRRLVSAGLGGLALAGLGSGCQPEVFSVPTRPLRIAIDLWAGHYPLLLARERGLLKAQGVDVEVVIPENTRQLLSDFAAGSYDGVCVSLGDMITLTRAAPDIHMVLASGESIGADRILGRESPSRVDDVRGARIGTSLGGFGELLVLRFAKRYGLSLGDIELVHVDASEVPAHLARGVIDYGHTWEPYVAQAREQGFVEVFSSRDTPGLVVNGLICHGSVLQRRGAEIRALISAWFEAVDWWNRYELDAEPILRRALSGRTNEVVRVAIRLLTRDDNRAKFRRGPTEESLYRVAEVYADHFIARGLIGRRPAPTELLDSGFLA from the coding sequence ATGTACGCGCTCGCGCCCGCATCGCTGCCTAGCCTGACACGTCGCCGCCTTGTCTCCGCGGGTCTCGGCGGCCTTGCGCTTGCCGGCTTGGGCAGCGGGTGCCAGCCCGAGGTGTTCTCCGTTCCGACCCGCCCGCTGCGCATCGCGATCGACTTGTGGGCCGGGCACTACCCCTTGCTGCTTGCGCGCGAGCGCGGGTTGCTCAAGGCGCAGGGCGTTGACGTCGAGGTCGTGATTCCCGAGAACACCCGGCAGTTGCTGTCGGACTTCGCGGCGGGTTCCTACGATGGCGTGTGTGTCTCGCTTGGCGACATGATCACGCTCACGCGCGCCGCGCCGGATATCCACATGGTGCTGGCCTCGGGCGAGTCGATCGGGGCCGACCGCATCCTCGGCCGCGAATCGCCCTCGCGCGTGGATGATGTCCGCGGTGCCCGCATCGGAACCTCGCTCGGCGGTTTTGGCGAACTGCTGGTGCTGCGTTTCGCCAAGCGCTACGGCCTGTCGCTCGGCGATATCGAGCTGGTTCACGTTGATGCGTCCGAGGTGCCGGCTCACCTTGCCCGTGGCGTGATCGACTACGGCCACACGTGGGAGCCGTATGTCGCGCAGGCGCGCGAGCAGGGCTTTGTCGAGGTCTTTTCAAGTCGCGACACCCCCGGTCTGGTGGTCAACGGGCTGATCTGTCATGGCTCGGTGTTGCAGCGACGCGGGGCGGAGATCCGGGCGCTGATTTCCGCCTGGTTCGAGGCCGTCGATTGGTGGAACCGCTACGAACTGGATGCCGAGCCGATTCTGCGGCGGGCACTGAGTGGCCGCACGAATGAAGTCGTCAGGGTCGCGATCCGCTTGCTGACGCGCGACGACAACCGCGCGAAGTTTCGCCGCGGGCCGACCGAAGAGTCGCTCTACCGCGTGGCGGAGGTGTACGCCGACCATTTCATCGCGCGAGGCCTGATCGGCCGCCGCCCGGCGCCGACCGAACTGCTCGATTCGGGCTTTCTCGCATGA
- a CDS encoding DNA topoisomerase IV subunit B, translating into MTYNESSFRVLKGLEPVRSRPGMYTRTDSPAHIIQEVIDNAADEALAGFAKRIHVAMFRDGSVAVTDDGRGIPVGLHPVEGVPVVVLAYTVLHAGGKFDKTSGASAYAFSGGLHGVGVAVTTALSLKVAVDVRREGKAWHVEFADGGRAISELVEVGPCGKQTGTRVHVWPDPKYFDAPRASLAEIERLLRSKAVLLPGVTVTLEVEQADGSFVKTEWRYADGLTGYLREMAGGVDPLVPVFAQEKYAGQDEDFAPGEGAAWAFAWFDGFVGSESYVNLIPTVNGGTHESGLRGGVFEAVKSFVEHHALLPRGVKLQQDDVCGKMSFLLSARLLDPQFQGQVKEKLNSREAVKLVSTMVMPLFEAWLNQNVEQGKAIAELAIKQAQSRLKDAQKVEKKKTSGVAVLPGKLSDCESEDINDNELYLVEGDSAGGSAKLARSRETQAILPLRGKVQNSWEIDPNRLFANNEIHDIAVALGVDPHTPEAPDTVLTNLRYGKVIIMADADVDGSHIQTLLLTLFLRHFPRLVARGHVWIALPPLYRVDVPASGKKRPARRLYCLDERELAAVRDRLVKEGVKPEQLEIGRFKGLGEMNPEQLKETAMDPATRRVLPVTLDDIALTDTNELFDLLMGKGEASGRRAWMEAKGNLVEADL; encoded by the coding sequence CTTCCGCGTCCTCAAAGGGCTTGAGCCGGTTCGCTCGCGCCCCGGCATGTACACCCGCACCGATTCGCCGGCGCACATCATCCAGGAGGTGATCGACAACGCTGCGGACGAGGCGCTCGCCGGTTTCGCCAAGCGCATCCATGTCGCGATGTTCCGCGACGGCTCGGTGGCCGTGACCGACGACGGGCGCGGCATCCCGGTCGGCCTGCATCCGGTGGAAGGCGTGCCGGTGGTGGTGCTGGCCTACACGGTGCTGCACGCCGGCGGCAAGTTCGACAAGACGTCGGGCGCCTCTGCCTACGCGTTCTCGGGCGGCCTGCACGGTGTCGGCGTGGCGGTGACGACGGCGCTGTCGCTGAAGGTGGCCGTCGATGTGCGTCGCGAGGGCAAGGCCTGGCATGTGGAGTTTGCCGATGGCGGTCGCGCGATCAGCGAACTGGTCGAGGTTGGCCCCTGCGGCAAGCAGACCGGTACCCGCGTGCATGTGTGGCCGGATCCGAAGTATTTCGACGCGCCGCGTGCCTCGCTCGCCGAGATCGAGCGCCTGCTGCGCTCCAAGGCGGTGCTGCTGCCGGGCGTGACAGTGACGCTGGAGGTGGAGCAGGCCGACGGCAGCTTCGTCAAAACCGAATGGCGCTACGCCGACGGCCTGACTGGCTACCTGCGCGAGATGGCAGGCGGTGTCGATCCGCTGGTGCCGGTCTTCGCGCAAGAGAAATACGCCGGGCAGGACGAGGATTTCGCGCCCGGCGAGGGTGCGGCCTGGGCCTTCGCGTGGTTCGACGGCTTCGTCGGCAGTGAAAGTTATGTGAACCTGATCCCCACGGTAAACGGCGGCACGCATGAATCCGGCCTGCGCGGCGGGGTGTTCGAGGCGGTGAAGTCCTTCGTCGAGCACCATGCGCTGTTGCCGCGCGGCGTGAAGCTGCAGCAGGACGATGTGTGCGGCAAGATGAGTTTCCTGCTCTCCGCTCGCCTGCTCGACCCGCAGTTCCAGGGCCAGGTGAAGGAAAAGCTCAACTCGCGCGAGGCGGTGAAGCTCGTGTCCACGATGGTGATGCCGCTGTTCGAAGCCTGGCTGAACCAGAACGTGGAGCAGGGCAAGGCGATCGCGGAGCTGGCGATCAAGCAGGCGCAGAGCCGGCTGAAGGACGCGCAGAAGGTCGAGAAGAAGAAGACCTCGGGCGTTGCGGTGCTGCCCGGCAAGCTCTCCGATTGCGAGAGCGAAGACATCAACGACAACGAGCTCTACCTCGTCGAGGGCGATTCGGCCGGCGGCTCGGCCAAGCTCGCCCGTTCGCGTGAGACGCAGGCGATCCTGCCGCTGCGCGGCAAGGTGCAGAACTCCTGGGAGATCGATCCCAACCGGCTGTTCGCCAACAACGAGATCCACGACATCGCGGTGGCGCTGGGCGTGGACCCGCACACGCCGGAAGCGCCGGATACGGTGCTGACCAACCTGCGCTACGGCAAGGTCATCATCATGGCGGATGCGGACGTCGACGGTTCGCACATCCAGACCCTACTGCTGACCCTCTTCCTGCGGCACTTCCCGCGCCTGGTCGCGCGGGGCCATGTGTGGATCGCGTTGCCGCCGCTCTACCGCGTGGATGTGCCGGCCTCGGGCAAGAAGCGTCCGGCGCGGCGCCTGTATTGCCTTGACGAGCGTGAGCTGGCCGCGGTGCGCGACCGGCTGGTCAAGGAAGGCGTCAAACCGGAGCAACTCGAAATCGGCCGCTTCAAGGGCCTCGGTGAAATGAACCCCGAGCAGCTCAAGGAAACCGCGATGGACCCGGCGACCCGGCGCGTGCTGCCGGTCACCCTCGATGACATCGCGCTGACCGATACCAACGAGCTCTTCGATCTGCTGATGGGCAAGGGCGAGGCCTCCGGCCGCCGCGCCTGGATGGAAGCCAAGGGCAATCTGGTCGAGGCCGATCTGTAA